The Sorangiineae bacterium MSr11367 genome window below encodes:
- a CDS encoding SGNH/GDSL hydrolase family protein, with product MKRTSLLALLAIVCTLDTGVVSASAEPAAGHRVAVWAPSMTTGGPAFNHQTIRMVAHTSTGGAGLRIHLSNLRGTIPLSVGAVSIGLQEQGATAVAGSLRTVRFRARESVTLAAGTEVISDPIPMAVDTEQNVLVSVYLPDPTGSATLHSSAFETTYLSGDGDHSTEEGASSYGTTRTSWYFLSGLDVLPFQARGTVVAFGDSITDGSSTPTGANRRWPDDLARRLAGDHPMAVVNSGIGGNRVLTDSPNLRQGIRALARFDHDALAVPGVRDIILMEGINDIGNNAGPNGSPITAPALIDGYLTLIAKAHAAGVRILGGTMLPYKGARYYSDTGELVRQEANAWIRTSGAFDGIIDFDAAIRDPQDPAVMQSRFDSGDHLHPNATGMQAMADAVDLALLQ from the coding sequence ATGAAACGAACGTCGCTCCTTGCACTATTGGCCATTGTCTGCACGCTGGATACCGGTGTCGTTTCGGCATCCGCCGAGCCGGCTGCCGGCCATCGCGTGGCCGTGTGGGCACCGAGCATGACCACCGGCGGCCCGGCGTTCAACCATCAGACGATCCGCATGGTCGCCCACACCAGCACCGGGGGTGCGGGACTGCGCATCCATCTTTCGAATTTGCGCGGCACCATTCCGCTATCCGTGGGCGCGGTGAGCATCGGTTTGCAGGAGCAGGGCGCCACGGCGGTGGCGGGCTCCCTTCGCACGGTGCGATTTCGCGCACGGGAAAGCGTCACCCTCGCCGCCGGCACCGAAGTGATCAGCGATCCCATCCCCATGGCGGTCGACACCGAGCAGAATGTGCTCGTGAGCGTGTACCTCCCGGATCCCACGGGCTCGGCAACGCTTCACTCCTCCGCCTTCGAGACCACGTACCTGTCCGGCGATGGCGATCACAGCACCGAAGAGGGCGCGTCGAGCTATGGCACCACGCGCACGTCTTGGTATTTCCTCTCGGGGCTGGACGTCCTTCCGTTCCAGGCTCGCGGCACGGTCGTAGCTTTTGGCGACTCGATCACCGACGGCTCCAGCACCCCCACCGGCGCCAACCGCCGCTGGCCGGACGATCTCGCACGCCGGCTCGCCGGGGACCATCCGATGGCCGTGGTGAACTCCGGAATTGGCGGCAACCGCGTCCTCACGGATTCGCCCAACCTCCGGCAAGGGATCCGCGCCCTCGCTCGGTTCGACCACGATGCCCTGGCCGTTCCCGGCGTGCGCGACATCATTCTCATGGAGGGCATCAACGACATTGGCAACAACGCCGGCCCCAATGGCTCTCCCATCACGGCGCCCGCCTTGATTGACGGATACCTCACCTTGATTGCCAAGGCCCACGCCGCGGGCGTCCGCATCCTCGGCGGCACGATGCTGCCCTACAAAGGCGCGCGCTATTACAGCGACACGGGGGAACTCGTCCGGCAAGAGGCGAATGCCTGGATCCGCACCAGTGGCGCGTTCGACGGCATCATCGATTTCGATGCAGCCATTCGGGATCCGCAAGATCCCGCGGTCATGCAATCGCGCTTCGATTCGGGGGATCATTTGCACCCGAATGCGACCGGTATGCAGGCCATGGCCGACGCCGTCGATCTCGCCTTGTTGCAGTAG
- a CDS encoding DUF853 family protein: MSENTLSVSDVVTAARCPRQLVLAQQGHRVVPHGADTFGQAAQAALVAIATEAGKNKELLALVKQAAPEPRTVEYTLFRLGLGEVYAHAKRAASRVDGEDLGRFSDAVREIAQRLTPHVVKAGGAAFAEAEKTAEIPLDGTTIQGAVDLLCRSAGQTWIWDLKTYTGTEQAKLEQMRLYGIAFAAKDKAARLALVHVVDERIQVDSVAAPEKEDVENLQKLTRSMRTWLDGEPPPAARDQDTCRDCPAREACWRTWGRTLTDEVDVVKPPTRPPPPPPSEDPKDNLSAQPALDLKPLWIGAVPNKDPARLEPHELVRHVAVFGASGSGKTYLAKSIVEEAVLAGIPVLAFDVQGDILTLAKPLDDATIDPTLRTRRDRYVEQAEFRLLTPMSDAGLRISLNPLRFPARDMPLEESTVYSEAVTENLLAHVKLPPGWRDNASAYLAERIRLAMKKVDSLAIDDLIAGIAEDEDLDNPLLDDKQRDRLVKALRLLTMGSKDLLFKLGKPLDLDALLKPSVPGKTPLNVLWLNGLGDQQNKESFVAMVLADVYGWMLRQRGGATPRVLLYFDEIGPYMPPHGEPPSKKLLKRIFKEGRKYGVCGLFCTQNFTDVDYKVVSQANTVAIGRLNAAQEKRKAADTLGSPPNFNVGGAVDKLMNSPTGRFIVRRLNEPPHWLQGRTLMTLHGPTWGEDEIRAHNTGSLE, from the coding sequence ATGAGCGAAAATACCCTCTCGGTCTCCGACGTCGTGACCGCAGCGCGGTGCCCGCGCCAACTCGTGCTCGCGCAGCAAGGGCATCGCGTGGTACCGCATGGTGCCGATACCTTCGGGCAAGCTGCGCAAGCGGCGCTCGTTGCCATCGCAACCGAAGCAGGCAAGAACAAGGAACTCCTCGCCCTTGTCAAGCAAGCGGCGCCCGAGCCGCGCACCGTCGAATACACGCTGTTTCGATTGGGATTGGGCGAGGTGTACGCCCACGCCAAACGGGCGGCGAGCCGGGTAGACGGTGAAGACCTCGGGCGATTTTCAGACGCCGTGCGCGAGATCGCTCAGCGACTCACGCCACACGTCGTGAAGGCAGGCGGGGCTGCATTCGCGGAGGCAGAGAAGACCGCCGAAATTCCGCTCGATGGCACCACCATTCAAGGTGCAGTCGACTTGCTATGCCGCTCCGCGGGTCAGACATGGATCTGGGATCTCAAGACGTACACTGGTACCGAGCAGGCCAAGCTCGAGCAAATGCGACTCTATGGAATCGCGTTTGCGGCGAAAGACAAGGCGGCTCGGCTCGCGCTCGTGCATGTGGTGGATGAACGCATCCAGGTTGATTCGGTCGCGGCGCCGGAGAAAGAGGATGTCGAGAATCTGCAAAAGCTCACACGGAGTATGCGCACATGGCTCGACGGCGAGCCGCCGCCCGCCGCGCGCGATCAGGACACGTGCCGCGATTGCCCGGCGCGAGAGGCGTGCTGGCGCACGTGGGGACGGACGCTGACCGACGAAGTCGACGTGGTGAAGCCGCCAACGCGACCACCGCCACCGCCGCCGTCGGAAGACCCGAAAGACAACCTTTCCGCACAGCCAGCCCTGGATCTCAAGCCGTTATGGATCGGGGCCGTGCCCAACAAGGATCCGGCGCGACTCGAGCCGCACGAGCTCGTGCGCCACGTGGCCGTCTTCGGTGCATCGGGCTCCGGAAAGACGTACCTGGCCAAGTCGATTGTCGAAGAAGCGGTTCTCGCAGGGATTCCAGTGCTCGCGTTCGACGTGCAAGGCGACATCTTGACGCTCGCCAAGCCGCTCGACGACGCGACCATCGACCCAACCTTGCGAACGCGGCGGGATCGATACGTCGAGCAGGCCGAGTTCCGCCTCCTGACGCCGATGAGCGACGCGGGATTGCGAATCTCGCTCAACCCGTTGCGCTTCCCGGCGCGGGATATGCCGCTCGAAGAGAGCACGGTTTATTCGGAAGCCGTGACCGAGAACCTGCTCGCACATGTGAAGCTTCCACCCGGGTGGCGGGACAACGCCAGCGCCTACCTGGCCGAGCGAATTCGCCTGGCCATGAAAAAGGTGGATTCGCTCGCGATCGACGACCTCATTGCCGGCATTGCCGAGGACGAAGACCTCGACAATCCGCTGCTCGACGACAAGCAACGAGACCGACTCGTAAAGGCACTTCGGCTGCTCACCATGGGCTCCAAAGACCTGCTCTTCAAACTGGGAAAGCCACTGGATCTCGACGCACTGCTCAAACCAAGCGTGCCCGGGAAGACACCGCTCAATGTCCTCTGGCTGAACGGTCTCGGGGACCAGCAGAACAAAGAGAGCTTCGTCGCGATGGTTCTCGCGGACGTCTATGGTTGGATGCTGCGCCAACGTGGTGGAGCGACACCACGCGTTCTCCTCTACTTCGATGAAATTGGCCCCTACATGCCGCCACACGGCGAACCGCCTTCGAAGAAGCTTTTGAAACGCATCTTCAAGGAAGGCCGAAAGTACGGCGTGTGCGGCTTGTTCTGCACGCAGAACTTCACCGACGTCGATTACAAGGTCGTTTCCCAAGCCAACACGGTGGCCATTGGACGCCTGAACGCTGCGCAGGAGAAGAGGAAAGCCGCGGACACGCTCGGCTCCCCACCGAATTTCAACGTGGGAGGCGCCGTGGACAAACTGATGAACTCTCCAACGGGTCGATTCATCGTCCGACGCCTGAACGAACCTCCCCACTGGCTCCAAGGCCGAACGCTCATGACCCTGCACGGTCCCACCTGGGGTGAGGACGAAATTCGCGCTCACAACACGGGAAGCCTCGAATGA
- a CDS encoding DUF885 domain-containing protein, with product MPDADELQALMLREWQYQLERSPVFTSLMMGDRRWNDRWDDRSAEGLEGDHRHNVDVLERLQRIDRARLGAGDRLNHDLMRRDYETWRDEYTCKLHLLSTSHLGWLPEYIRQFPAVATASQLASELRFEMSRDYEDWILRLERFPEYVKQVVARMREGVREGVVHPRAVVMRIPAQIEKLLVDDATRSAFYSPFTRFPAGVPEGDRGRLAAAAERAISKGVLPALRQFLEFVTGEYVPASPETVGLWQYARGEETYAFLARKFTTTRLTPNEIHEVGLAEVERLRAEMEAVKAKVGFAGSLPAFFEFLRHDPRFYFKTGTELVEQYRNLAKRIDPLLVKLFRTLQRQPYGVEPTPEAMAPNATTGFYVHGAADGSRAGIFLVNSYKPETRPRWQMVPLTLHEAVPGHHLQVSLAAELEGIPDLRRYGRQTAYTEGWALYCETLGDELGLYDDPYDKFGQLAFDMWRAIRLVVDTGLHAKQWPRQRAIDYSLANSPQAEYEIANEVDRYIAQPGQALAYKIGQLKFRELRTRAERTLGNRFDVRAFHDLVLLGGPTPLDMLEGQVDDWVQRMQHMGQE from the coding sequence ATGCCGGATGCGGACGAATTGCAGGCTCTGATGCTGCGCGAATGGCAGTACCAGCTCGAACGAAGCCCCGTATTCACGTCGCTGATGATGGGCGACCGGCGATGGAACGATCGCTGGGACGATCGGAGCGCCGAAGGGCTCGAGGGGGATCATCGGCACAACGTCGATGTGCTGGAGCGCTTGCAACGGATCGATCGGGCGCGGCTCGGGGCCGGGGATCGGTTGAATCACGATTTGATGCGGCGGGACTACGAAACATGGCGCGACGAATATACTTGCAAACTGCACTTATTGTCGACGAGCCATTTGGGGTGGCTGCCGGAGTACATTCGGCAGTTCCCCGCCGTGGCGACGGCGTCGCAATTGGCGTCCGAGCTGCGTTTCGAGATGAGCCGCGACTACGAAGATTGGATTCTGCGGCTCGAGCGATTTCCTGAGTATGTAAAGCAGGTGGTCGCGCGGATGCGGGAAGGCGTGCGCGAGGGAGTCGTTCACCCTCGCGCCGTCGTGATGCGTATTCCGGCGCAGATCGAGAAACTGTTGGTGGACGATGCGACGCGAAGTGCGTTCTATTCGCCGTTCACGCGATTTCCGGCGGGGGTGCCGGAGGGGGATCGAGGGCGACTGGCTGCCGCGGCGGAGCGGGCGATTTCGAAGGGGGTACTTCCAGCACTGCGCCAATTTTTGGAGTTCGTGACCGGCGAATACGTGCCCGCCTCGCCCGAAACGGTGGGCTTATGGCAATATGCGCGCGGCGAGGAAACGTACGCGTTCCTGGCGCGCAAATTCACGACGACCCGATTGACGCCGAACGAGATTCACGAAGTGGGCCTGGCGGAGGTCGAGCGGCTTCGGGCGGAGATGGAGGCGGTCAAGGCAAAGGTGGGGTTCGCCGGCTCCTTGCCGGCGTTCTTCGAATTTCTACGCCATGACCCGCGATTCTATTTCAAAACGGGCACCGAGCTCGTGGAGCAATACCGCAATCTGGCCAAGCGCATCGATCCTTTGTTGGTGAAGCTATTTCGTACGCTCCAGCGGCAGCCGTATGGCGTCGAGCCCACCCCCGAAGCGATGGCTCCGAACGCCACGACCGGCTTCTATGTCCATGGCGCCGCCGACGGTTCGCGTGCCGGTATTTTTCTGGTCAATTCGTACAAGCCGGAAACGCGCCCGCGCTGGCAAATGGTGCCGCTCACGCTGCACGAGGCCGTTCCCGGACACCATTTGCAGGTGAGCCTCGCGGCCGAGCTAGAGGGCATTCCCGATTTGCGCCGCTATGGTCGCCAAACGGCCTACACCGAAGGCTGGGCCCTTTATTGCGAAACCTTGGGCGACGAACTCGGGTTGTACGACGACCCTTACGACAAGTTCGGGCAACTCGCGTTCGACATGTGGCGCGCCATCCGGCTCGTCGTCGACACCGGATTGCACGCGAAGCAATGGCCGCGTCAACGCGCCATCGACTACTCATTGGCGAATTCGCCTCAGGCGGAATACGAGATTGCCAACGAGGTCGACCGATACATCGCTCAGCCAGGCCAAGCCTTGGCGTACAAAATCGGCCAATTGAAATTCCGCGAACTGCGCACCCGCGCCGAACGCACATTGGGCAATCGCTTCGATGTACGCGCGTTCCATGATCTCGTGTTGCTCGGCGGGCCGACGCCATTGGACATGCTGGAGGGGCAGGTCGATGACTGGGTGCAACGGATGCAGCATATGGGTCAGGAGTGA
- a CDS encoding SDR family oxidoreductase has translation MKALANKVAIVTGASSGIGYATSKLFAREGAKVVVAARRIAELDALVADIEAAGGQAAALAGDVADDAYARALVDLAVSRFGGLDVALNNAGSTGEMGPTPDVSVAGWRQTIETNLTSAFLGAKYQLPAMLERGGGSLIFTSTFVGYTVGIPGAAAYAASKAGMIGLTQALAAEFGPKRVRVNALLPGGTDTPAARAMNPTDEAWNFVIGMHALKRTATPDEIAQSALYLASDASSFVTGTALLVDGGVSINRT, from the coding sequence ATGAAAGCTCTTGCCAACAAGGTAGCGATCGTTACCGGCGCAAGCTCTGGAATCGGATATGCGACATCGAAGTTGTTCGCCCGCGAAGGCGCCAAGGTGGTGGTCGCCGCCCGGCGTATCGCGGAGCTCGATGCATTGGTCGCGGACATCGAAGCGGCCGGTGGCCAGGCTGCAGCCCTCGCGGGCGACGTGGCCGACGACGCGTACGCACGCGCCCTGGTCGATCTCGCGGTGAGCCGTTTCGGCGGGCTCGATGTAGCCTTGAACAACGCCGGCAGCACCGGCGAAATGGGCCCGACCCCGGATGTCTCGGTGGCGGGCTGGCGGCAAACCATCGAGACGAATTTGACCAGCGCGTTCCTCGGCGCGAAGTACCAACTGCCGGCCATGCTCGAACGCGGTGGGGGCTCGCTGATCTTCACGTCGACCTTCGTCGGGTATACCGTGGGCATCCCCGGCGCGGCGGCGTATGCGGCGAGCAAGGCGGGCATGATCGGCCTCACGCAAGCCCTCGCGGCCGAGTTCGGACCGAAACGAGTGCGCGTAAATGCTCTGTTGCCAGGTGGCACCGACACCCCGGCGGCGCGCGCCATGAACCCCACCGACGAGGCGTGGAACTTCGTCATCGGGATGCACGCGCTGAAGCGCACCGCCACGCCGGACGAGATCGCGCAATCTGCGCTGTACTTGGCGTCCGACGCGTCGTCCTTCGTGACGGGCACGGCCTTGTTGGTGGATGGAGGTGTCTCGATCAATCGGACGTGA
- a CDS encoding SIR2 family protein — protein sequence MSPREALLNKLRKTLERPDTVLLVGSGASCAAGLPGWGKFLRNLATFVQECGENAEIVLDEIGKVPDEITGDPLLAASYAVTQLNPRDFGQFIREQCKVESVQPAEIHRTLVRLGPTCFITTNYDQLIERALVEYKPNDRPRVVTNRQPLEVADIITAQARNFIFKYHGDVMDAESIVLSREHYRKMLGELSHVFTGIKSILATRPMVLIGFGLRDPDFLLLKDTLAATLSGHAGEHYAIMCGFDEAKRRYWKQNYNIDIISYENPDGRHAELLSLLKGLRQVPSVQTPPAASSSDEQRLKLLRLAARMKELRPQNALELPLKVRPRTSRTAKSFSNATKTLGTLPELLRTHAKSFVLTGDPGSGKSFALKSYAADMGTALNAACLDESADIEQKPIALYIDLASYAGDLRALLQEQLPTGLLLDDLLKTRPCTVLLDAVNEIPRESQEDWERDILTFVNAPNTKDCRLVLSVRDGHSMARLNLPVYTVDGIEESFVVAHFRGRRLPTIFDHGEMVNLFTKPSFFSLAYNRIIDIDRVVTAKDVYAALFQHVNTRWAATHPARLDFVPLLSGIAFEAISSGREYIPVEDIRERCAHGRANLRGDDAIDFLMAEGILLVRPGLRVTFFHQSVTEFLAAVEIANRYRQSSEIIEEILRDRRWDHATLFALSSLPRDAAAVLFARIVSVDIVLALRATQFLRDGRNGMIASVLKEVSLCAKAWAADNDLEHMLDVADALASLHVGPEHQRELEGLARRGGPLGGVAAGLSFKMTSDESAIVGLLNGFDDDYGFITSLVGTVRDHANYPFVHALIYWVRENYLPNASRGRRRLDGISRVGELIQVLPSREAEKLVLEFIDAEGYVREALYEGLKAWDGAFARKHLMQLIKRGSYDAAWALHTNLTYYAYQALPAEFEVDTTFADAIVSGTADESAGHWALHVCKSLTSKNPQWRDALRQSAEARTTSFGRMLLEVYIDDDEERVKRTLTELVASSHRLTDSQRLALGRSQPWRSRPPEAGFAILLTENCRMSEGVLSALGGGIDRTSVRPFSHRPFPWWLEWMERCENANDELHRTCAHRIGAFLAKSDWTMNRIILQQFNRADISESTFRMIGKHIVPRMADVSTLSLSDTALRRLLDSIGTPTYDDEMGRPLLGLLATENFVIHQLLPLWIREDQTKSARPHLARILEVAGRRHGRRYGISA from the coding sequence ATGAGTCCACGCGAAGCGCTTCTCAACAAGCTACGAAAGACGTTGGAAAGGCCGGACACGGTTCTCCTCGTGGGCTCCGGCGCTTCCTGCGCGGCTGGTCTGCCGGGATGGGGCAAATTCCTGAGAAACCTTGCCACGTTCGTTCAGGAATGTGGAGAGAACGCCGAGATCGTCCTAGATGAAATCGGCAAGGTGCCGGACGAAATCACCGGAGATCCACTACTTGCCGCCAGTTACGCGGTTACACAGCTAAATCCACGTGATTTCGGGCAGTTCATACGCGAGCAGTGCAAGGTGGAAAGCGTTCAACCCGCTGAAATTCATCGTACGCTCGTCAGGCTAGGGCCAACGTGCTTCATTACCACGAACTACGATCAACTCATCGAGCGCGCCCTCGTCGAGTATAAACCGAACGACCGCCCGCGAGTCGTGACGAACCGTCAACCTCTTGAGGTTGCGGATATCATCACCGCGCAGGCGCGCAATTTCATCTTCAAGTACCACGGCGACGTCATGGATGCTGAGAGCATCGTCCTATCGCGCGAACACTATCGAAAAATGCTCGGGGAGCTCTCTCACGTCTTCACGGGCATCAAAAGCATTCTTGCGACGCGGCCGATGGTGTTGATCGGATTTGGCTTGCGCGACCCCGACTTCCTCCTTCTCAAGGACACGCTTGCCGCGACGCTGTCCGGGCATGCGGGCGAGCACTACGCAATCATGTGCGGCTTCGATGAGGCTAAACGTCGTTATTGGAAGCAAAATTACAACATCGATATTATTAGCTACGAGAACCCGGATGGAAGGCATGCAGAGCTCCTCTCGCTCCTGAAAGGACTTCGGCAAGTTCCGTCCGTTCAGACACCCCCCGCAGCGTCTTCGAGCGACGAGCAACGACTCAAGCTCCTGCGACTTGCGGCACGCATGAAGGAGCTGCGTCCGCAGAACGCCCTCGAGCTCCCGCTCAAAGTCCGCCCCCGAACCTCGCGCACGGCAAAGTCGTTTTCCAATGCGACGAAGACCCTCGGGACCCTGCCCGAACTCCTGCGAACGCATGCGAAAAGCTTCGTGCTCACCGGAGATCCCGGCAGCGGGAAATCCTTTGCGCTGAAATCGTACGCCGCAGATATGGGCACGGCATTGAATGCGGCTTGCCTGGACGAATCGGCCGACATCGAGCAAAAGCCCATCGCGCTCTACATCGACCTTGCGTCTTACGCAGGCGACCTGCGCGCACTCTTGCAAGAGCAGCTCCCCACCGGATTGCTCTTGGACGATCTCCTGAAAACCCGGCCATGCACCGTCCTGCTCGACGCCGTCAACGAGATCCCCCGTGAATCCCAAGAAGACTGGGAGCGCGACATTCTCACGTTCGTCAATGCGCCCAATACGAAAGATTGCCGTCTCGTCTTGAGCGTGCGCGATGGACACTCCATGGCGCGGCTCAATCTGCCCGTGTATACGGTGGACGGCATCGAAGAGTCGTTCGTCGTGGCGCATTTTCGCGGGAGGCGGCTGCCGACGATTTTCGACCATGGCGAGATGGTGAACCTATTCACCAAGCCGTCGTTTTTCTCGCTCGCGTACAATCGCATCATCGACATCGACCGCGTCGTGACGGCAAAGGACGTCTATGCGGCCCTGTTTCAACACGTCAATACGCGGTGGGCGGCGACGCATCCGGCGCGGCTCGACTTCGTGCCCCTGCTATCCGGTATTGCCTTCGAGGCCATTAGCTCGGGGCGCGAATACATCCCGGTCGAGGATATTCGCGAGCGCTGTGCGCACGGGCGTGCGAACCTCCGTGGGGACGATGCCATCGATTTTCTCATGGCCGAGGGCATCCTCCTCGTTCGACCGGGACTACGCGTCACCTTCTTTCATCAATCGGTAACCGAATTCCTAGCGGCCGTCGAAATTGCCAATCGCTACCGGCAATCGAGCGAAATCATCGAAGAAATCCTGCGCGACCGGCGATGGGACCATGCCACCCTCTTTGCCTTGAGTTCCCTCCCCCGCGATGCGGCGGCGGTGCTCTTCGCACGCATCGTGTCGGTGGACATCGTTTTGGCGTTGCGGGCCACCCAATTCCTTCGCGACGGCCGGAATGGCATGATTGCGTCCGTCCTCAAAGAAGTGTCCCTCTGCGCGAAGGCATGGGCTGCGGACAATGACCTGGAGCACATGCTCGACGTGGCGGACGCGTTGGCAAGCCTCCATGTCGGGCCGGAGCATCAGCGAGAGTTGGAGGGCCTCGCGCGACGAGGCGGCCCGTTGGGTGGTGTGGCCGCGGGCCTATCGTTCAAAATGACCTCCGACGAGAGTGCCATCGTCGGCTTGCTGAATGGATTCGACGACGATTATGGATTCATCACCTCGTTGGTCGGCACCGTTCGCGATCATGCCAATTACCCCTTCGTGCATGCGCTCATCTATTGGGTTCGCGAAAATTACCTCCCCAATGCCAGCCGGGGCCGGCGCCGGCTCGATGGCATTTCGCGCGTCGGGGAGCTCATTCAGGTTCTTCCTTCGCGCGAAGCCGAAAAGCTCGTCCTCGAATTCATCGACGCCGAAGGGTACGTGCGCGAAGCGCTCTACGAAGGATTGAAAGCGTGGGACGGCGCGTTTGCACGCAAGCACCTCATGCAGCTCATCAAGCGCGGATCGTACGATGCCGCATGGGCGTTGCACACGAACCTGACCTATTACGCCTATCAGGCCTTGCCCGCGGAATTCGAGGTCGATACGACATTCGCGGATGCCATCGTCTCGGGGACGGCGGACGAGAGCGCAGGGCATTGGGCATTGCACGTGTGCAAGTCGCTCACGAGCAAGAATCCGCAGTGGCGTGATGCGCTCCGGCAAAGTGCCGAAGCGCGGACGACATCTTTCGGGCGGATGCTTCTCGAAGTCTACATCGACGACGACGAGGAACGCGTCAAACGCACCCTCACGGAGCTCGTGGCCTCGTCGCATCGATTGACCGACAGCCAACGCCTTGCCCTCGGAAGAAGCCAGCCGTGGCGCTCTCGCCCGCCCGAGGCGGGCTTCGCCATCCTCCTCACCGAAAATTGCCGCATGTCCGAGGGCGTGCTCTCCGCATTGGGCGGCGGGATCGACCGCACGTCGGTGCGGCCGTTTTCGCATCGCCCGTTCCCTTGGTGGCTCGAGTGGATGGAGCGCTGCGAGAACGCCAACGACGAACTGCACCGCACGTGCGCACACCGCATCGGGGCCTTCCTCGCCAAGTCCGATTGGACGATGAATCGCATCATTTTGCAGCAATTCAATCGGGCCGACATTTCCGAATCCACGTTTCGCATGATTGGCAAACACATCGTCCCGCGCATGGCCGACGTCTCGACGCTGTCGCTCTCCGACACCGCGTTGCGCCGGTTGCTCGACAGCATCGGGACGCCGACCTACGACGACGAGATGGGGCGGCCGCTTCTCGGCCTCTTGGCGACCGAGAACTTCGTGATTCATCAATTGCTGCCACTCTGGATTCGCGAGGACCAAACCAAGAGTGCGCGGCCGCACCTCGCGCGGATTCTCGAGGTCGCCGGGCGAAGGCACGGTAGGCGCTACGGGATATCCGCGTAA
- a CDS encoding HEAT repeat domain-containing protein yields MTTTDAGWTIEELLQTCIAEALRGENDGEPYWQSVRALQARDPDEVWSRLEPVSRHEHARVRAVVPDVLRFLGQGSRPRLHDTVALFESMLRAAPAPELVASIGLALGELGAPEGVALMRPFAQHPNADVRFAVVSACLGQKDPAAIETLIALSADAEDHVRDWATFGLGTQVGPTEDGDEDAVDTQVLRDALAARLEDPHTNTRSEAIVGLAARRDPRVLPILQREIDRGPELSLILEAARWMASPSLYDGLRKLEAHEDPERRKFWLDNGLAEAIAACTRER; encoded by the coding sequence GTGACGACAACCGACGCCGGGTGGACCATCGAGGAGTTGCTGCAAACGTGCATCGCGGAGGCTCTCCGCGGGGAAAATGACGGGGAACCGTATTGGCAGTCCGTACGGGCGCTGCAAGCGCGCGACCCCGACGAGGTGTGGTCTCGCTTGGAGCCCGTGAGCCGCCACGAGCATGCGCGCGTGCGCGCCGTCGTTCCCGACGTGTTGCGATTTTTGGGACAGGGAAGCCGGCCTCGCTTGCACGACACCGTTGCTCTTTTCGAGAGCATGCTCCGAGCTGCACCCGCGCCCGAGCTCGTGGCGTCGATCGGCCTCGCGCTCGGGGAACTCGGCGCACCCGAGGGTGTTGCCCTGATGCGTCCGTTTGCGCAACACCCCAATGCCGATGTGCGCTTTGCCGTGGTGAGCGCCTGCCTCGGTCAGAAAGATCCGGCGGCCATCGAGACGCTCATCGCACTCTCCGCGGACGCCGAAGATCACGTTCGCGACTGGGCCACCTTTGGTCTGGGCACGCAAGTCGGCCCCACCGAAGACGGCGACGAAGACGCGGTCGACACGCAGGTGTTGCGCGATGCACTCGCCGCGCGCCTCGAAGATCCCCACACGAACACGCGCTCCGAGGCCATCGTGGGCCTCGCGGCACGCCGCGATCCGCGGGTCCTTCCCATTCTGCAGCGCGAAATCGATCGCGGGCCCGAGCTATCGTTGATCCTCGAGGCCGCGCGCTGGATGGCATCGCCCTCTCTTTACGACGGACTGCGCAAGCTCGAGGCGCACGAAGATCCCGAACGTCGCAAGTTCTGGCTCGACAACGGATTGGCCGAGGCCATCGCCGCCTGCACCCGAGAGCGATAA